One window from the genome of Echinicola vietnamensis DSM 17526 encodes:
- a CDS encoding TonB-dependent receptor translates to MKNLLLKTLTLMAFCCLGQEALFAQGVLRGRVIDAQNLSMPGANVVLQNTRLGTVTNQAGDYAIVDLPEGEYEVSVSYLGYGSVVHTATVEDGETTILNFKLDQKTIENLEFVVMGDRLKGQAKALSQQKNNPNITNIVSSDQIGRFPDANIGDALKRIPGITMQNDQGEARDIIIRGMAPQLNSVTLNGERIPSAEGDNRRVQMDLIPSDMIQTIEVNKAVLPNMDADAIGGSVNLVTRQAPNNLRISGTAASGINLLSDKPIWTGAMIVGNRFLNDKLGAIVSASYNNHNFGSENIESVWYESDNGVGLEEFEMRKYLVQRVRRSVSLALDYEINPNHTLLFSSMYNHRDDWENRFAMKVDNLDDVFDDGNYEERSPGVFTSSGARVEYETKGGQVAGRNKQPRRLEDQRVKNFTLGGDHLFNKLKMDWSATYAKASEERPHERYITFREEDQNVNIDITNPRKPYAALTNLSDNLGFGLDNLSDEYQYTFDEDLNAKLDFKLPYSDKGIVQFGGRYRGKYKNRNNNYFEYSPLDEDAFGTTLGDMPYTDQSDPDFLPGSQYLIGNFADPDFLGNLELNDPSLFERESVLEEFLPGNYSANETITAAYAMADHQFTEKLSAIVGLRWEHTSIDYTGNLYDVDNETFTQATQDDSYSNFMPGVHLKYDADPNTILRFAWTNTIARPNYYDLVPYAEYVAEDDELSRGNPDLLPTVSMNFDLMAEKYFDNVGLISLGGFYKDIDQFVYEKTDLNYNDPVFGDNLEYTRPENGGTAAVYGLEASIQKQIWKGLGIYLNYTLTQSETTGIEGREEDDLELPGTAQHMFNASLSYETKKLVFRASLNYAGDYLDELGGSQFEDRYYDEQMFLDINASYAFTPKWRLFVEGNNLTNQPLRYYQGIRARTMQEEYYNARFNFGIKFDLFE, encoded by the coding sequence ATGAAAAACCTATTACTGAAAACATTGACCTTGATGGCCTTCTGCTGCTTGGGCCAAGAGGCACTTTTTGCGCAGGGAGTCCTCCGGGGCAGGGTCATCGATGCCCAGAACCTGTCGATGCCGGGCGCCAATGTGGTACTGCAAAACACCCGATTGGGTACCGTTACCAACCAGGCCGGCGATTATGCGATCGTGGACCTTCCTGAAGGGGAATATGAAGTATCCGTTTCCTATCTGGGATATGGATCGGTCGTCCATACGGCCACCGTTGAAGACGGAGAAACCACCATTTTAAATTTCAAACTGGACCAAAAGACCATCGAAAACCTTGAATTTGTGGTGATGGGAGACCGCTTGAAAGGCCAGGCCAAGGCCTTGAGCCAGCAAAAAAACAATCCCAACATTACCAATATCGTTTCCTCTGACCAAATCGGCCGCTTTCCCGATGCCAACATCGGGGATGCCCTAAAACGCATCCCGGGAATTACCATGCAGAACGACCAGGGAGAAGCCCGGGACATCATCATCCGGGGAATGGCGCCGCAGCTAAATTCGGTCACCCTGAACGGTGAAAGGATCCCTTCTGCTGAAGGGGACAACAGAAGGGTGCAGATGGACCTGATTCCTTCGGACATGATCCAGACCATCGAAGTGAACAAGGCGGTCCTTCCCAACATGGACGCCGATGCGATCGGTGGATCGGTAAACTTGGTCACCCGGCAGGCTCCCAATAACTTGCGGATTTCCGGTACGGCCGCTTCGGGCATCAACTTACTTTCCGACAAGCCTATCTGGACCGGTGCCATGATTGTCGGCAATCGCTTTTTGAATGACAAGCTGGGAGCCATCGTCTCTGCTTCCTATAACAACCACAACTTTGGTTCGGAGAACATTGAATCCGTATGGTATGAAAGTGACAACGGCGTAGGGCTAGAGGAATTTGAAATGCGCAAGTATCTGGTCCAAAGGGTCCGGCGTTCGGTTTCCCTGGCTTTGGACTATGAGATCAACCCCAACCATACCCTTTTGTTCTCCAGCATGTACAATCATCGGGACGATTGGGAAAACCGCTTTGCCATGAAAGTGGACAATCTTGACGACGTATTCGATGACGGAAATTATGAGGAGCGCTCTCCAGGAGTATTCACTTCCTCGGGCGCAAGGGTTGAATACGAGACCAAAGGCGGTCAGGTGGCCGGCAGGAACAAGCAGCCCAGGCGATTGGAAGACCAGCGGGTAAAAAACTTCACCTTGGGAGGTGACCACCTGTTCAACAAACTGAAAATGGATTGGTCTGCCACCTATGCCAAAGCATCCGAGGAACGTCCACATGAAAGGTACATCACCTTCCGGGAAGAAGACCAAAACGTCAACATTGACATCACCAATCCCAGAAAGCCTTATGCGGCCTTGACCAATCTGTCGGACAATCTTGGCTTTGGTTTGGACAACCTGTCCGATGAGTACCAGTACACATTTGACGAGGACCTCAATGCAAAACTGGACTTCAAGCTTCCTTACAGCGATAAGGGGATCGTACAATTCGGAGGCCGCTATAGGGGTAAGTACAAAAACAGGAACAACAACTACTTCGAGTATTCCCCACTGGATGAGGACGCCTTTGGAACGACACTTGGTGATATGCCATACACCGACCAATCTGACCCTGACTTCCTCCCTGGCAGTCAGTACCTTATCGGGAATTTTGCAGATCCGGATTTCCTGGGCAACCTTGAGCTGAACGACCCGTCCCTCTTTGAAAGGGAATCCGTACTTGAAGAATTCTTGCCTGGCAATTACTCGGCCAATGAAACCATCACTGCCGCCTATGCCATGGCTGATCACCAGTTTACAGAAAAGCTGTCCGCGATCGTTGGTCTTCGGTGGGAGCATACCAGCATTGACTACACGGGAAACCTGTATGATGTGGACAACGAAACCTTCACCCAGGCCACCCAAGACGACAGTTATTCCAATTTCATGCCTGGTGTGCATTTGAAATACGATGCGGATCCAAATACCATCCTAAGGTTTGCATGGACCAACACCATCGCCCGGCCAAACTACTATGACCTGGTTCCCTACGCGGAATATGTCGCGGAGGACGATGAACTTTCCCGAGGAAATCCAGACCTGTTGCCCACGGTTTCCATGAACTTTGACTTGATGGCCGAGAAGTATTTTGACAATGTTGGATTGATATCATTGGGTGGTTTCTACAAAGACATCGACCAGTTTGTCTATGAGAAGACCGACCTGAACTATAACGATCCGGTATTCGGCGACAATTTGGAATACACCCGACCGGAAAATGGGGGAACCGCCGCCGTTTACGGGCTGGAGGCCTCCATCCAAAAGCAAATCTGGAAGGGGCTGGGCATTTATTTGAACTACACACTTACCCAGTCCGAGACCACCGGCATCGAAGGCAGGGAAGAAGATGACCTTGAGCTACCGGGTACTGCCCAGCACATGTTCAATGCCTCCCTTTCTTATGAAACCAAAAAATTGGTGTTCAGGGCTTCTCTAAACTATGCAGGCGACTACCTTGATGAACTGGGCGGCAGCCAATTTGAGGACAGGTATTACGATGAGCAGATGTTCTTGGACATCAATGCTTCCTATGCCTTCACCCCCAAGTGGCGGCTGTTTGTTGAAGGCAACAACCTGACCAACCAGCCGCTGAGGTACTACCAAGGCATCCGTGCCAGGACGATGCAGGAAGAATATTACAATGCCCGGTTTAACTTCGGGATTAAGTTCGACCTGTTTGAGTAA